The following proteins come from a genomic window of Solwaraspora sp. WMMA2065:
- a CDS encoding ABC transporter ATP-binding protein, giving the protein MSSTGTHPLVDDPAANAASAAPGPAVQPGSGPAVEVVDLVKRYPGQDRNAIDSLSFAVRPGEVFGLLGPNGAGKSTTVGVLTTTIRASSGTARVDGVDVVRHPVAARTRFAVVPQYNNLDRALTPRQNLLSHAAYHGVPRAERRRRADRLLTEFGLDKQADSRVDFFSGGMAQRLMIARALMHDPRVVFLDEPTNGLEPQARLLIRTRIRQLRERGVTVVLTSHEMTEVAELADRVAIVDHGRLLTLDTPANLVRGVAGRAVLDLALRPGPGDGATDLVAALTALDGVRTGEVTTGGAAVPAPAGRGGPGLAGLAADPRIAARIAAAKADPRKAAKLAAARNDPRFAALFAAAPAAAAGGSAGEIRLRLHLDADPAAVLGPALTVLTGRAAQLTDVHIGKPGLEDIFLSLTGKEIR; this is encoded by the coding sequence ATGTCCAGTACCGGCACCCACCCGTTGGTCGACGATCCGGCCGCCAATGCGGCATCAGCCGCCCCGGGACCGGCCGTCCAGCCCGGCTCCGGCCCGGCGGTCGAGGTCGTCGATCTGGTCAAGCGGTATCCGGGCCAGGACCGCAACGCCATCGACTCGCTGTCGTTCGCGGTCCGACCCGGCGAGGTCTTCGGCCTGCTCGGGCCCAACGGTGCCGGCAAGTCGACCACGGTGGGCGTGCTCACCACGACGATCCGGGCCAGCTCGGGCACGGCGCGGGTGGACGGCGTCGACGTCGTCCGGCACCCGGTGGCGGCCCGGACCCGGTTTGCCGTGGTACCGCAGTACAACAACCTGGACCGGGCGTTGACTCCCCGGCAGAACCTGCTCAGCCACGCCGCGTACCACGGGGTGCCCCGGGCCGAGCGGCGCCGCCGGGCCGACCGGCTGCTGACCGAGTTCGGGCTGGACAAGCAGGCCGACTCGCGGGTCGACTTCTTCTCCGGCGGGATGGCCCAGCGCCTGATGATCGCCCGGGCGCTGATGCACGACCCCCGGGTGGTCTTCCTCGACGAGCCGACCAATGGGCTGGAGCCGCAGGCCCGGCTGCTGATCCGGACCCGGATCCGGCAGCTGCGCGAGCGTGGGGTGACCGTCGTGCTGACCAGCCACGAGATGACCGAGGTGGCGGAGCTGGCCGACCGGGTGGCGATCGTCGACCACGGCCGGTTGCTCACCCTGGACACCCCGGCCAACCTGGTACGCGGCGTCGCCGGTCGGGCGGTGCTGGACCTTGCCCTGCGCCCCGGGCCGGGTGACGGTGCGACTGATCTGGTCGCCGCGCTCACCGCGCTCGACGGGGTCCGTACCGGGGAGGTCACCACCGGCGGCGCGGCTGTCCCCGCCCCGGCGGGTCGCGGCGGTCCGGGGCTCGCCGGGCTGGCCGCCGATCCGCGGATCGCGGCCCGGATCGCCGCGGCCAAGGCCGATCCGCGCAAGGCCGCGAAGCTCGCCGCGGCCCGCAACGATCCACGGTTCGCCGCGTTGTTCGCCGCCGCACCGGCCGCTGCGGCCGGCGGATCGGCGGGCGAGATCCGGCTGCGGCTGCACCTCGACGCCGACCCCGCCGCCGTGCTCGGTCCGGCGTTGACGGTGTTGACCGGCCGCGCGGCCCAGCTGACCGACGTGCACATCGGCAAGCCCGGCCTGGAGGACATCTTCCTGAGCCTGACCGGTAAGGAGATCCGTTGA
- a CDS encoding GNAT family N-acetyltransferase, which translates to MPGIGRFRLVVLDPTEDLDLLYGWVTEPRARFWGMTGHTRDQVGDVYRFLDGLDSHHAYLMTVDDEPVGIFQTYLPAEDPLGEHYPVRDGDIGIHLFLAPARRPVAGFTGAVADAFTRYLFSDPGRRRIVIEPDVRNDRALRRWKRLGFEFDGELALADKRARLAFLTREAFTARQPTGGVPSSR; encoded by the coding sequence CTGCCCGGCATCGGCCGGTTCCGTCTGGTGGTGCTGGACCCCACCGAGGACCTCGACCTGCTGTACGGCTGGGTCACCGAGCCACGGGCCCGGTTCTGGGGGATGACCGGGCACACCCGGGATCAGGTGGGCGACGTCTACCGGTTCCTCGACGGTCTGGACTCGCACCACGCGTACCTGATGACCGTCGACGACGAACCGGTCGGCATCTTCCAGACCTACCTGCCGGCCGAGGACCCGCTCGGCGAGCACTACCCGGTACGCGACGGTGACATCGGGATCCATCTGTTCCTCGCCCCGGCCCGGCGGCCGGTCGCCGGGTTCACCGGCGCGGTGGCGGACGCGTTCACCCGCTACCTGTTCAGTGATCCTGGCCGGCGCCGGATCGTCATCGAGCCGGACGTCCGCAACGACCGGGCGCTGCGCCGCTGGAAGCGACTGGGCTTCGAGTTCGACGGGGAGCTGGCGTTGGCCGACAAGCGCGCCCGGCTGGCGTTCCTGACCCGGGAGGCGTTCACCGCCAGGCAGCCCACCGGCGGCGTACCATCGTCCCGGTGA
- a CDS encoding ABC transporter permease produces MSLAEVTPVPSSETTVPAAPPRPPVARAFGAILWRDLFVAGKDIWFVLAQVLMTPLFMLFIFTQVLTMQGIVGAGFADILLPGTVALATFTTALQSVAVPLVKEFGFTREIEDRLLSPLPTALVAVGKLMVATLRGLFAAAVVYPLGALVVGSAPGGWSALPLSLVVVLLAGWVGAALGMTLATVLPLQRIQATFSLFVTPIIWTGCVHYPWQRLAEMPWFQVATAANPMTYAAEALRAAMAPHVTHLPAGLCLLVLSGVAAAATAAALRAFARRAVR; encoded by the coding sequence TTGAGCCTGGCCGAGGTCACCCCCGTACCGTCGTCGGAGACCACCGTGCCGGCCGCGCCGCCGCGACCACCGGTGGCGCGGGCCTTCGGCGCGATCCTGTGGCGGGACCTGTTCGTCGCCGGCAAGGACATCTGGTTCGTCCTCGCGCAGGTGCTGATGACCCCGCTGTTCATGCTGTTCATCTTCACCCAGGTGCTGACCATGCAGGGCATCGTCGGCGCCGGGTTCGCCGACATCCTGCTGCCCGGTACGGTCGCCCTCGCCACCTTCACCACCGCGCTGCAGAGCGTGGCGGTGCCACTGGTCAAGGAGTTCGGCTTCACCCGGGAGATCGAGGACCGGCTGCTGTCGCCGCTACCGACGGCGCTGGTGGCGGTTGGCAAACTGATGGTCGCCACGCTTCGTGGTCTGTTTGCAGCGGCGGTTGTCTATCCGCTCGGCGCGCTGGTCGTCGGGTCCGCACCGGGCGGCTGGTCGGCGTTGCCACTGTCCCTGGTGGTGGTGCTGCTGGCCGGCTGGGTCGGCGCGGCCCTGGGCATGACCCTGGCGACGGTGCTGCCGTTGCAGCGCATCCAGGCCACCTTCTCGCTGTTCGTCACCCCGATCATCTGGACCGGGTGTGTGCACTATCCGTGGCAGCGGCTGGCCGAGATGCCATGGTTCCAGGTGGCGACTGCGGCGAACCCGATGACGTACGCGGCGGAGGCGCTCCGCGCGGCGATGGCACCGCACGTGACCCACCTGCCGGCGGGTCTGTGCCTGCTGGTCCTGTCAGGGGTCGCGGCAGCGGCCACCGCCGCCGCGTTGCGTGCCTTCGCCCGACGCGCCGTGCGGTGA
- a CDS encoding aspartate aminotransferase family protein — protein MLERPMYPHLFGRHTLDTYVSSIDRTAAVLADRVRAVRQPYSGGAVAPLQAKVDGVDLDAPLGTTDAALDEVAGLYLDHAVWFHEPTYLAHLNCPVAIPALNAELLLAAVNTSVDTWDQSTTGTLIERRLIAWTAERIGFGPTADGVFTSGGTQSNLHGLLLAREDRLVRADADRDTMLPRLRVLATAESHFSVGKSAGLLGLAADAVVPVATDGAGRMDPVALDAEIDRLLDQDLVPMAVVATAGTTDRGCVDPLAAIGTVCRDRAVWLHVDAAYGCGLLVSTRHRHLLDGIAAADSVTVDFHKSFFQPISSSAIIVRNAPTMRRVAVHADYLNPRTATVPNQVDKSLQTTRRLDALKLWMTLRAIGADQLGEMFDQVVDLAQQAYGLLRECDDFELVMRPVLSTVLFRYRPDWLPVQDCDRLLPRLRARLFADGTAIIAGTVVDGHYWLKFTLLNPNTTVEDLRTVIELIRRTGQELLDAEWDPALIAPEPVTPEVCANANV, from the coding sequence GTGTTGGAGAGGCCAATGTACCCGCATCTGTTCGGCCGGCACACGCTGGACACCTATGTGTCCAGCATCGACCGGACCGCAGCGGTTCTCGCCGACCGCGTACGGGCGGTCCGCCAGCCGTACTCCGGCGGCGCCGTGGCACCACTGCAGGCCAAGGTCGACGGCGTCGACCTGGACGCACCGCTCGGCACCACCGACGCCGCGCTGGACGAGGTCGCCGGCCTGTACCTGGACCACGCGGTGTGGTTCCACGAACCCACCTACCTGGCCCACCTGAACTGCCCGGTGGCGATCCCCGCGCTCAACGCCGAACTGCTGCTCGCCGCCGTCAACACCTCGGTCGACACCTGGGACCAGAGCACCACCGGCACGCTCATCGAGCGACGGCTGATCGCCTGGACGGCCGAGCGGATCGGGTTCGGCCCGACCGCCGACGGCGTCTTCACCAGCGGTGGCACCCAGTCGAACCTGCACGGTCTGCTACTGGCCCGGGAGGACCGCCTGGTCCGCGCCGACGCCGACCGGGACACGATGCTGCCCCGGCTGCGGGTCCTGGCCACGGCGGAGAGCCACTTCAGCGTCGGCAAGTCCGCCGGTCTGCTCGGGCTCGCCGCCGACGCGGTCGTCCCGGTCGCCACCGACGGCGCCGGCCGGATGGACCCGGTGGCGCTCGACGCCGAGATCGACCGGCTGCTCGACCAGGACCTGGTGCCGATGGCGGTCGTCGCCACCGCCGGCACCACCGACCGCGGCTGTGTCGACCCGCTCGCCGCGATCGGCACCGTCTGCCGCGACCGGGCGGTGTGGCTGCACGTCGACGCGGCGTACGGCTGCGGCCTGCTGGTCTCCACCCGCCACCGGCACCTGCTCGACGGCATCGCCGCCGCCGACTCGGTCACCGTCGACTTCCACAAGAGCTTCTTCCAGCCGATCAGCTCCAGCGCCATAATCGTCCGGAACGCGCCGACCATGCGGCGGGTCGCGGTGCACGCCGACTACCTGAACCCACGAACCGCGACCGTGCCGAACCAGGTCGACAAGAGCCTGCAGACCACCCGCCGGCTGGACGCCCTGAAGTTGTGGATGACGTTGCGGGCGATCGGCGCCGACCAGCTCGGCGAGATGTTCGACCAGGTCGTCGACCTGGCTCAGCAGGCCTACGGTCTGCTCCGCGAGTGCGACGACTTCGAGCTGGTCATGCGACCGGTGCTGAGCACCGTGCTGTTCCGGTACCGACCGGACTGGCTACCGGTGCAGGACTGCGACCGGCTGCTGCCCCGGCTGCGGGCCCGGCTGTTCGCCGACGGCACCGCGATCATCGCCGGCACCGTCGTCGACGGGCACTACTGGCTCAAGTTCACGCTGCTCAACCCGAACACCACCGTCGAGGACCTGCGTACCGTGATCGAGCTGATCCGCCGCACCGGCCAGGAGCTGCTCGACGCCGAATGGGATCCGGCGCTGATCGCCCCGGAGCCGGTCACCCCGGAGGTGTGCGCCAATGCGAACGTATGA
- a CDS encoding GNAT family N-acetyltransferase: MTIEPLDVAGHAGLLHAWITHPRSVFWGMPDADLDTVRREYQLIDANPHHHAWLGRLDGVPLFLTETYEPAHSELAGHYPVQPGDVGMHVLVAPPDGEPRHGVTSAVMRTVMTFVFADPAHHRVVVEPDVRNEAIAAKNAEAGFVVDRLIQLSDKQARLSFCSRSAFRVSRLGGADGSAAESPMTPPAHLAPGPIAAAHRQLVAKAIAEFSHERLIQPLPDDTLPAGPGGDGYRLTTDDRVAYLFRARRYALDHWLIDAASLTRQVDGTPAELNALDLVVELRETLGIPPKLLGTYLEEISATLAGAAWKHHHRRERAADLVQADFQTIESAMTEGHPLFVANNGRIGFGLTDHEAYAPEAGAPVRLVWLAVRRDLSTFTAGHGVDEQSHYLDELGAETLHRFADQLRGLGLDPGGYRYLPVHPWQWEHKVGVTFAADVASRAIVPVGTSPDRYRAQQSIRTFFNVDHPHRHYVKTALSIQNMGFMRGLSPAYMRATPPINDWVADLVAADDTLRDCGFEVLRELASVGYTGDAYHRSGAPVSAYQRMLAALWRESPVPRIAPGQRLATMASLLHRDRDGAHLATALIAASGLPAADWLARYLRAYLRPLLHCLLGHDLAFMPHGENLILVLADHVPVRVFMKDIGEEVVAMHDRELPATVERIRMPVDDDFRVLAVFTDVFDGFLRFLAAILDADGVLPADRFWQLVAECVRRHGDDHPQLRDRLDFFAPTFRHSCLNRLQLRNTLQMVDLTDQAGSLIFVGAQDNPIATVAAPAPAP; encoded by the coding sequence ATGACCATCGAACCGCTCGACGTCGCCGGTCACGCCGGCCTGCTGCACGCCTGGATCACCCACCCCCGGTCGGTGTTCTGGGGAATGCCCGACGCCGACCTCGACACCGTACGGCGCGAGTACCAGCTCATCGACGCCAATCCGCATCATCACGCGTGGCTCGGCCGGCTCGACGGCGTACCGCTGTTCCTCACCGAGACCTACGAACCGGCGCACAGCGAACTCGCCGGCCACTACCCCGTACAGCCCGGCGACGTCGGGATGCACGTGCTGGTCGCACCGCCGGACGGCGAGCCCCGGCACGGGGTCACGTCGGCGGTGATGCGCACGGTGATGACCTTCGTCTTCGCCGACCCGGCGCACCACCGGGTCGTCGTCGAACCCGATGTGCGCAACGAGGCGATCGCCGCGAAGAACGCCGAAGCCGGCTTCGTCGTCGACCGGCTGATCCAACTGTCCGACAAGCAGGCCCGGCTCAGCTTCTGTTCCCGGTCCGCGTTCCGCGTCAGCCGGCTGGGCGGTGCCGACGGATCCGCTGCGGAGAGCCCGATGACACCCCCCGCCCACCTCGCGCCGGGCCCGATCGCGGCCGCCCACCGCCAGCTGGTCGCCAAGGCCATCGCCGAGTTCAGCCACGAGCGGCTGATCCAGCCCCTACCCGACGACACGCTCCCGGCCGGCCCCGGCGGCGACGGGTACCGGCTGACGACCGACGACCGGGTCGCGTACCTGTTCCGGGCCCGCCGGTACGCCCTCGACCACTGGCTGATCGACGCCGCGTCACTGACCCGCCAGGTCGACGGCACCCCGGCGGAGCTGAACGCCCTCGACCTGGTCGTCGAACTGCGGGAGACGTTGGGCATCCCACCCAAGCTGCTCGGCACCTACCTGGAGGAGATCAGCGCCACCCTGGCCGGTGCCGCCTGGAAGCACCATCACCGCCGGGAACGCGCCGCCGACCTGGTGCAGGCCGACTTCCAGACCATCGAATCGGCGATGACCGAAGGCCACCCGCTGTTCGTCGCCAACAACGGCCGGATCGGCTTCGGCCTGACCGACCACGAGGCGTACGCGCCGGAGGCCGGCGCCCCGGTGCGGCTGGTCTGGCTGGCGGTACGCCGTGACCTGAGCACCTTCACCGCCGGCCACGGCGTCGACGAGCAGAGCCACTACCTCGACGAACTGGGTGCCGAGACGCTGCACCGGTTCGCCGACCAGCTCCGCGGGCTCGGCCTCGACCCGGGCGGCTACCGGTACCTGCCGGTGCACCCGTGGCAGTGGGAACACAAGGTCGGCGTCACGTTCGCCGCCGACGTGGCGTCCCGGGCGATCGTCCCGGTCGGGACGAGTCCGGACCGGTACCGGGCGCAGCAGTCAATCCGCACCTTCTTCAACGTCGACCACCCGCACCGGCACTACGTCAAGACCGCGCTGTCCATCCAGAACATGGGCTTCATGCGCGGGCTGTCCCCGGCGTACATGCGGGCCACCCCGCCGATCAACGACTGGGTCGCAGACCTGGTCGCCGCCGACGACACACTGCGCGACTGCGGGTTCGAGGTGCTGCGGGAGCTGGCGTCGGTCGGTTACACCGGGGACGCGTACCACCGCAGCGGAGCGCCGGTCTCGGCGTACCAGCGGATGCTCGCCGCGTTGTGGCGGGAGAGCCCGGTGCCCCGGATCGCGCCCGGTCAGCGGCTGGCCACCATGGCCAGCCTGCTGCACCGCGACCGCGACGGCGCGCACCTGGCCACCGCGCTGATCGCGGCGTCCGGCCTGCCGGCCGCCGACTGGCTGGCCCGGTACCTGCGGGCCTACCTGCGCCCGCTGCTGCACTGCCTGCTCGGCCACGACCTGGCGTTCATGCCGCACGGGGAGAACCTGATCCTCGTGCTGGCGGACCACGTACCGGTCCGGGTGTTCATGAAGGACATCGGCGAGGAGGTCGTCGCCATGCACGACCGCGAACTGCCGGCCACGGTCGAACGGATCCGGATGCCGGTCGACGACGACTTCCGGGTCCTGGCCGTGTTCACCGACGTCTTCGACGGTTTCCTGCGTTTCCTGGCCGCGATCCTGGACGCCGACGGTGTGCTGCCGGCGGACCGGTTCTGGCAGCTGGTCGCCGAGTGCGTCCGCCGGCACGGCGACGACCACCCGCAGCTGCGGGACAGGTTGGACTTCTTCGCGCCCACCTTCCGGCACTCCTGCCTGAACCGGTTGCAGCTGCGGAACACGCTGCAGATGGTCGACCTGACCGACCAGGCCGGGTCGTTGATCTTCGTCGGGGCGCAGGACAATCCGATCGCCACCGTCGCGGCCCCGGCCCCGGCCCCGTGA
- a CDS encoding FkbM family methyltransferase, producing the protein MPSRVLAADPQLAGLRRSLEFYYGDPDRDTAMDLLYRRFVAPGDLVFDIGAHVGDRVGSFRRLGARVVAVEPQPLCARAVRLVYADDPAVTVLPAACGDTAGPVRMYINSVNPTVSTASADFVGAADGADGWSDQVWDGEIEVPATTLDQLIAEYGRPTFVKIDVEGFEEAVLAGLSRPLPALSFEFTTIQRDTALRCLTRLAKLGDYRFDVALGESQQLTFDRWVPQAEMAAHLRALPHAANSGDVYAVLPGGSAG; encoded by the coding sequence GTGCCGTCCCGGGTGCTGGCCGCCGATCCGCAGCTCGCCGGTTTGCGCCGGTCGCTGGAGTTCTACTACGGCGATCCGGACCGGGACACCGCGATGGATCTGCTCTACCGGCGGTTCGTCGCACCGGGCGATCTGGTCTTCGACATCGGCGCGCACGTCGGCGACCGGGTGGGCAGCTTCCGGCGGTTAGGCGCACGGGTGGTGGCGGTGGAGCCGCAGCCGTTGTGCGCCCGCGCGGTGCGGCTCGTCTACGCGGACGATCCGGCGGTCACCGTACTGCCGGCGGCGTGCGGGGACACCGCCGGCCCGGTGCGGATGTACATCAACTCGGTTAATCCCACGGTCTCCACCGCGTCGGCCGACTTCGTCGGCGCTGCCGACGGTGCCGACGGCTGGTCGGACCAGGTCTGGGACGGCGAGATCGAGGTGCCGGCGACGACCCTCGACCAGTTGATCGCCGAGTACGGCCGGCCGACGTTCGTCAAGATCGACGTCGAGGGGTTCGAGGAGGCCGTGCTCGCCGGACTGTCCCGGCCGCTGCCGGCACTGTCCTTCGAGTTCACCACGATCCAGCGGGACACGGCGCTGCGCTGTCTGACTCGGCTGGCCAAGCTCGGCGACTACCGGTTCGACGTCGCGCTGGGTGAGAGCCAGCAGCTGACCTTCGACCGGTGGGTGCCGCAAGCGGAGATGGCCGCGCATCTGCGGGCACTGCCGCACGCGGCCAACTCGGGCGACGTCTACGCGGTGCTGCCGGGCGGGTCAGCCGGCTAG
- a CDS encoding CDP-alcohol phosphatidyltransferase family protein codes for MTVSARSETVGSVHAPSIGLLAQITVLLILAATSGLGVAGWSAGLVYGLVTWALLIRAMQHPEVAGWGPADSVTLARGTLVGAVTALVADSFVGPVPVALLVTLAAVALLLDGVDGQVARRTGTCSRLGARFDMETDSALVLVLSVFVAASVGWWVLAIGVFRYVFGAAARLLPWLRAPLPPRFSRKTVAATQGAVLVLAAAGIASPALVTALVAGVLAALLWSFGRDVHWLWRGRVPQVDRWRAELAG; via the coding sequence GTGACGGTAAGTGCACGTAGTGAAACTGTTGGGTCGGTACACGCGCCGAGTATCGGGCTGCTCGCCCAGATCACGGTCCTGCTGATCCTGGCGGCGACCAGTGGCCTCGGCGTGGCCGGCTGGTCGGCCGGACTGGTCTACGGCCTGGTGACCTGGGCGCTGCTCATCCGGGCGATGCAGCATCCCGAGGTGGCCGGCTGGGGTCCGGCGGACAGCGTCACCCTGGCCCGGGGCACCCTGGTCGGCGCGGTGACCGCGCTGGTGGCCGACTCGTTCGTCGGGCCGGTCCCGGTCGCGTTGCTGGTGACCCTGGCCGCGGTGGCCCTGCTGCTCGACGGCGTCGACGGTCAGGTGGCCCGCCGGACCGGCACCTGTTCGCGGCTGGGCGCCCGGTTCGACATGGAGACCGACTCGGCGCTGGTCCTGGTACTCAGCGTGTTCGTGGCCGCGTCGGTCGGCTGGTGGGTGCTGGCGATCGGGGTGTTCCGCTACGTGTTCGGTGCCGCCGCCCGGTTGCTGCCCTGGCTGCGGGCGCCGCTGCCGCCCCGGTTCAGCCGCAAGACGGTGGCCGCCACCCAGGGTGCCGTGCTGGTGCTGGCGGCTGCCGGGATCGCGTCGCCGGCGCTGGTCACCGCGCTGGTCGCCGGCGTGCTGGCCGCGCTGCTCTGGTCGTTCGGGCGGGACGTGCACTGGCTGTGGCGCGGCCGCGTGCCGCAGGTCGACCGGTGGCGGGCGGAGCTAGCCGGCTGA
- the ctaD gene encoding cytochrome c oxidase subunit I, translating into MTEQTTAVGTAQTAPPRPVELGAGGANPGPVRSAVPGNSLTRLLRTTDAKQIGLLYLGTSFGYFVAGGVMALLMRAELARPGMQILSPEQYNQLFTMHGTIMMLLFATPLVFGFANYLVPLQIGAPDVSFPRLNALAYWLYLLGGLLVMGGFLTPGGAPDFGWFAYTPLSRMEHTPGVGANMWIVGLVVSGLGTILGSVNLIATIITLRAPGMTMFRMPIFTWNILITALLVVLVFPLLAAALLALLADRLLGAHVYAPQTGGPMLWQHLFWFFGHPEVYIVALPFFGIISEVIPVFARKPIFGYKGLVAATIAIAALSMSVWAHHMFGTGQVLLPFFAMLSFLIAVPTGIKFFNWIGTMWKGQLTFETPMLFAVGFLVTFLLGGLTGVLLASPPVDFHVTDSYFVVAHFHYVLFGTIVFAAFAGIYFWFPKMTGRLLDEALGKAHFWTMFIGFHATFLVQHWLGNEGFPRRYADYLPTDGFTVLNTIATIGSFILGASTLFFIWNVWKSYRFGEQVSVHDPWGFGNSLEWATTCPPPLRNFDRLPRIRSERPAFEAKYGLFVADLGRDLPQRDTEPPQHFVDELHRDPAAHRIVPRGPAQGPTDVATFVPDPVSGARAVQVPRPEQVRRPSFEHTTEPENTLGAQRGPQERRWRLPSADEDEDS; encoded by the coding sequence ATGACGGAGCAGACCACGGCGGTGGGTACGGCACAGACGGCCCCGCCGCGGCCGGTGGAGCTGGGAGCCGGCGGTGCCAACCCTGGCCCGGTCCGCTCCGCGGTACCGGGCAACTCGCTGACCCGGCTGCTGCGGACCACCGACGCCAAGCAGATTGGACTGTTGTACCTCGGCACGTCCTTCGGCTACTTCGTGGCGGGCGGCGTCATGGCCCTGCTGATGCGGGCCGAGTTGGCCCGGCCCGGAATGCAGATTCTCTCGCCCGAGCAGTACAACCAACTGTTCACCATGCACGGCACGATCATGATGCTGCTGTTCGCCACCCCGCTGGTGTTCGGGTTCGCCAACTATCTGGTGCCGTTGCAGATCGGTGCCCCGGACGTGTCGTTTCCCCGGCTCAACGCGCTGGCGTACTGGCTCTATCTGCTAGGTGGGCTGCTGGTCATGGGGGGATTCCTGACGCCCGGCGGCGCTCCCGACTTCGGCTGGTTCGCCTACACCCCGTTGAGCCGGATGGAGCACACCCCGGGCGTCGGCGCCAACATGTGGATCGTCGGCCTGGTCGTCTCCGGCCTGGGCACCATCCTCGGCTCGGTCAACCTGATCGCCACCATCATCACCCTGCGTGCGCCGGGCATGACCATGTTCCGGATGCCGATCTTCACCTGGAACATCCTGATCACCGCGCTGCTGGTGGTCCTGGTCTTCCCGCTGCTGGCGGCGGCGCTGCTGGCGCTGCTGGCGGACCGGCTGCTCGGCGCGCACGTGTACGCGCCGCAGACCGGCGGCCCGATGCTCTGGCAGCATCTGTTCTGGTTCTTCGGCCATCCCGAGGTCTACATCGTCGCGCTGCCGTTCTTCGGCATCATCAGCGAGGTCATCCCGGTCTTCGCCCGCAAGCCGATCTTCGGCTACAAGGGCCTGGTGGCCGCGACGATTGCGATCGCCGCGCTGTCGATGAGTGTCTGGGCCCACCACATGTTCGGCACCGGGCAGGTGCTGCTGCCGTTCTTCGCCATGCTCAGCTTCCTGATCGCGGTGCCCACTGGAATCAAGTTCTTCAACTGGATCGGCACCATGTGGAAGGGGCAGTTGACCTTCGAGACGCCGATGCTGTTCGCGGTCGGCTTCCTGGTGACCTTCTTGCTCGGCGGGCTGACCGGCGTGCTGCTGGCCAGCCCACCGGTCGACTTCCACGTCACCGACAGCTACTTCGTCGTGGCCCACTTTCACTACGTGCTGTTCGGTACAATCGTCTTCGCGGCGTTCGCCGGCATCTATTTCTGGTTCCCGAAGATGACCGGCCGACTGCTCGACGAAGCGCTCGGCAAGGCGCACTTCTGGACGATGTTCATCGGCTTCCACGCCACCTTCCTGGTCCAGCACTGGCTCGGCAACGAGGGTTTTCCCCGCCGGTACGCCGACTATCTGCCGACCGACGGCTTCACCGTCCTGAACACCATCGCCACCATCGGATCGTTCATCCTGGGGGCGTCCACGCTGTTCTTCATCTGGAACGTGTGGAAGTCGTACCGGTTCGGCGAGCAGGTGAGCGTGCACGACCCGTGGGGGTTCGGCAACTCGCTCGAGTGGGCGACTACCTGCCCGCCGCCGCTGCGCAACTTCGACCGGTTGCCCCGGATCAGGTCCGAACGTCCGGCCTTCGAGGCCAAGTACGGTCTGTTCGTCGCGGATCTCGGTCGCGACCTGCCGCAGCGGGACACCGAGCCGCCGCAGCACTTCGTCGACGAACTGCACCGTGATCCGGCCGCCCACCGGATCGTCCCGCGCGGTCCGGCGCAGGGTCCCACCGACGTCGCCACCTTCGTACCGGACCCGGTGTCCGGTGCCCGGGCCGTCCAGGTGCCCCGGCCGGAACAGGTCCGTCGGCCCAGTTTCGAGCACACCACCGAACCGGAGAACACCCTCGGCGCCCAACGTGGTCCGCAGGAACGACGGTGGCGGCTTCCGTCCGCGGACGAGGACGAAGACTCCTGA